From Pseudomonas sp. B21-028, one genomic window encodes:
- the rne gene encoding ribonuclease E, with translation MKRMLINATQPEELRVALVDGQRLYDLDIESGAREQKKANIYKGRITRIEPSLEAAFVDFGSERHGFLPLKEISREYFKKAPEGRVNIKDVLSEGQEVIVQVEKEERGNKGAALTTFISLAGRYLVLMPNNPRAGGISRRIEGEERNELREALNGLVAPADMGLIVRTAGLGRSSEEMQWDLDYLLQLWTAIKEASLDRSAPFLIYQESNVIIRAIRDYLRQDIGEVLIDSVEAQDEALTFIRQVMPQYASKIKLYEDSVPLFNRFQIESQIETAFQRVVELPSGGSIVIDPTEALVSIDINSARATKGSDIEETALQTNLEAAEEIARQLRLRDIGGLIVIDFIDMTPAKNQRAVEEKVRECLEADRARVQVGRISRFGLLEMSRQRLRPSLGESSGIVCPRCNGTGIIRDVESLSLAILRLIEEEALKDRTAEVRAQVPIPVAAFLLNEKRNSITKIELRTRARIVILPNDHLETPHFEVQRLRDDSPEAHNNQSSYEIAAAAAEVEEVQPAAATRTLVRQEAAVKTAPARANAPVPTEVVAPAPAPAPVAAPEPSLFKGLVKSLVSLFATKEEPAAPAVVAKPAATERPARNEERRNGRQQTRNRNGRRDEERKPREERAPREERAPREPREERQPREAREEVSTVAREERAPRPPREERQPRAPREDRKPRGEREERVRELREPLDAAPAAAATAEERPARQPREERAPRPPREERQPRAEQAAAATSEEEVLNAEEQLQEDGQDNAEGDRPRRRSRGQRRRSNRRERQRDANGNVIEGSEESESTEAPSAADLAAGLAVTAAVASSTISAPAEAQANEQAERATAAVEDAPVEKPVVEATTPMEATASPEVEVAPAREAQPEAEAAAEPAPVVEQSVVVAEPAVEAPVEMGSEEKAPEPVREEQTAFNWNPEPAAPAPVVEPEPTPEPVKAAEPAVVEPAPVVEAPVVAEAPAPVEEPAPASALTANGRAPNDPREVRRRKREAERLQKEAEEAAAQASAAAPAPAVEVVEAAPAPATETAAEPAPVESTPVTNEAQPSAEAEEVTPHRAPMEKEHEPKPHA, from the coding sequence ATGAAAAGAATGCTGATTAACGCAACTCAACCCGAAGAGTTGCGTGTTGCACTGGTAGACGGCCAGCGCCTCTACGACCTGGATATCGAATCCGGTGCACGCGAGCAGAAGAAGGCCAACATCTATAAAGGCCGGATTACTCGCATCGAACCAAGCCTTGAGGCTGCCTTTGTCGATTTCGGCTCCGAGCGCCACGGCTTCCTGCCCCTCAAAGAAATCTCCCGCGAATACTTCAAGAAAGCCCCTGAAGGCCGCGTCAACATCAAGGACGTCCTGAGCGAAGGCCAGGAAGTCATCGTCCAGGTCGAAAAAGAAGAACGTGGCAACAAGGGCGCCGCCCTGACCACCTTCATCAGCCTGGCCGGCCGTTACCTGGTCCTGATGCCGAACAACCCGCGTGCCGGCGGTATCTCCCGTCGCATCGAAGGCGAAGAGCGCAACGAACTGCGTGAAGCCCTCAACGGCCTGGTTGCCCCGGCCGACATGGGCCTGATCGTGCGCACCGCCGGCCTTGGCCGCAGCAGCGAAGAAATGCAGTGGGACCTTGATTATCTGCTGCAGCTGTGGACCGCCATCAAGGAAGCCTCGCTGGATCGTTCCGCGCCGTTCCTGATCTACCAGGAAAGCAACGTCATCATCCGCGCCATCCGCGATTACCTGCGCCAGGACATCGGCGAAGTGCTGATCGACAGCGTCGAAGCCCAGGACGAAGCCCTGACCTTCATCCGCCAGGTGATGCCGCAATACGCCAGCAAGATCAAGCTCTACGAAGACAGCGTTCCGCTGTTCAACCGTTTCCAGATCGAAAGCCAGATCGAGACCGCTTTCCAGCGCGTTGTCGAACTGCCGTCCGGCGGCTCCATCGTCATCGATCCGACCGAAGCCCTGGTATCCATCGACATCAACTCGGCGCGCGCCACCAAAGGCAGCGACATCGAAGAAACCGCCCTGCAGACCAACCTTGAAGCGGCCGAGGAAATCGCCCGTCAGTTGCGCCTGCGCGACATCGGCGGCCTGATCGTCATCGACTTCATCGACATGACCCCGGCCAAGAACCAGCGCGCCGTGGAAGAAAAGGTCCGTGAATGCCTGGAAGCAGACCGCGCCCGCGTACAGGTTGGTCGCATCTCCCGCTTCGGCCTGCTTGAAATGTCCCGTCAGCGCCTGCGTCCGTCCCTGGGTGAAAGCAGCGGCATCGTCTGCCCACGCTGCAATGGCACCGGCATCATCCGTGACGTCGAGTCGCTGTCTCTGGCGATCCTGCGCCTGATCGAAGAAGAAGCCCTGAAAGACCGCACCGCCGAAGTCCGCGCCCAGGTGCCGATCCCGGTGGCGGCGTTCCTGCTCAACGAAAAACGCAACTCGATCACCAAGATCGAACTGCGCACCCGCGCCCGCATCGTGATCCTGCCGAACGATCACCTCGAGACGCCGCACTTCGAAGTCCAGCGCCTGCGCGACGACAGCCCGGAAGCCCACAACAACCAGTCCAGTTACGAGATCGCCGCTGCCGCTGCCGAAGTGGAAGAAGTCCAGCCGGCTGCCGCCACCCGCACCCTGGTTCGCCAGGAAGCCGCCGTGAAGACTGCTCCTGCCCGCGCCAATGCTCCGGTTCCGACCGAAGTCGTCGCACCGGCACCGGCACCGGCTCCGGTCGCTGCGCCTGAGCCAAGCCTGTTCAAGGGCCTGGTGAAGTCGCTGGTCAGCCTGTTCGCGACCAAGGAAGAGCCTGCCGCACCGGCCGTGGTTGCCAAGCCTGCCGCCACCGAGCGTCCTGCCCGCAACGAGGAACGTCGTAACGGTCGCCAGCAGACCCGTAACCGCAACGGCCGTCGTGATGAAGAGCGCAAGCCACGCGAAGAACGTGCACCGCGTGAAGAACGCGCACCACGTGAACCCCGTGAAGAGCGTCAGCCTCGCGAAGCCCGCGAAGAAGTGTCGACCGTAGCCCGCGAAGAGCGCGCACCACGTCCGCCACGTGAAGAGCGTCAACCCCGCGCTCCGCGTGAAGATCGCAAGCCCCGTGGCGAGCGTGAAGAACGTGTTCGCGAACTGCGCGAGCCTCTGGATGCCGCCCCGGCCGCTGCCGCCACCGCTGAAGAGCGTCCGGCCCGCCAGCCTCGCGAAGAGCGCGCACCGCGCCCTCCCCGTGAAGAGCGTCAACCACGCGCCGAGCAAGCTGCCGCCGCTACCAGCGAAGAGGAAGTGCTGAACGCCGAGGAGCAGTTGCAGGAAGACGGCCAGGACAACGCCGAAGGCGATCGTCCACGCCGCCGTTCCCGTGGCCAGCGTCGTCGCAGCAACCGTCGTGAGCGTCAGCGTGATGCCAACGGTAATGTGATCGAAGGCTCGGAAGAGTCCGAATCCACCGAGGCGCCAAGCGCAGCCGATCTGGCCGCCGGCTTGGCCGTGACCGCGGCAGTTGCCAGCAGCACCATCAGCGCTCCAGCCGAAGCCCAGGCCAATGAACAGGCCGAACGCGCTACCGCTGCAGTGGAAGATGCGCCGGTTGAAAAGCCAGTGGTCGAAGCCACTACCCCGATGGAAGCGACTGCTTCGCCAGAAGTGGAAGTTGCACCGGCGCGTGAAGCCCAGCCTGAAGCCGAAGCTGCCGCCGAGCCTGCACCGGTCGTCGAACAATCGGTGGTGGTCGCTGAACCTGCTGTTGAAGCGCCTGTTGAAATGGGTTCCGAGGAAAAAGCACCGGAACCTGTACGTGAAGAGCAGACAGCCTTCAACTGGAACCCGGAACCTGCCGCACCGGCGCCGGTGGTCGAGCCGGAGCCGACGCCAGAGCCTGTCAAGGCAGCCGAGCCTGCAGTGGTCGAGCCAGCGCCAGTGGTCGAAGCCCCTGTGGTTGCCGAAGCACCGGCCCCGGTCGAGGAGCCTGCACCCGCCAGCGCCTTGACCGCGAACGGCCGCGCTCCCAACGATCCGCGTGAAGTGCGTCGTCGCAAGCGTGAAGCCGAGCGTCTGCAGAAGGAAGCCGAAGAGGCTGCCGCCCAGGCATCCGCTGCCGCGCCGGCCCCAGCAGTGGAAGTGGTCGAGGCAGCCCCTGCCCCGGCGACTGAAACCGCAGCCGAGCCTGCCCCGGTCGAATCGACGCCGGTGACCAACGAAGCTCAGCCTTCCGCTGAAGCTGAAGAAGTCACACCGCATCGCGCCCCAATGGAAAAAGAGCACGAGCCCAAACCTCACGCCTGA